In a single window of the Caulobacter soli genome:
- a CDS encoding glutathione S-transferase family protein, giving the protein MLKVHHLGRSQSERIVWLCEELEIPYDLVRYDREPTGAAPPAYKALHPVGTAPIIQDGDLVLMESGAIAEYIARRHGDGRLILGPEHPDFADYLFWFHYANASVLAAVMMDVIAARLGAPSATGRKSRADIAFDLVEAHLGKATWFAGSQFTLADIMMVFPLTTMRLSVERDISDSPNLLAYLQRVGERPAYRAAMAKGDPGMTPKLT; this is encoded by the coding sequence ATGCTGAAGGTCCATCACCTGGGCAGGTCCCAGTCCGAGCGGATCGTCTGGCTCTGCGAGGAGCTGGAGATTCCCTACGATCTGGTGCGCTACGATCGCGAGCCGACGGGCGCCGCGCCGCCGGCCTACAAGGCGCTCCACCCGGTGGGCACCGCGCCGATCATCCAGGATGGCGACTTGGTCCTGATGGAGTCCGGGGCCATCGCCGAGTACATCGCCCGGCGTCACGGCGACGGCCGGCTGATCCTGGGGCCCGAACACCCTGACTTCGCCGACTATCTGTTCTGGTTCCACTACGCCAACGCCTCGGTCCTGGCGGCGGTGATGATGGACGTGATCGCGGCGCGGCTCGGGGCGCCCAGCGCGACGGGGCGAAAGTCGCGGGCCGACATCGCCTTCGATCTGGTCGAGGCGCATCTGGGAAAGGCGACCTGGTTCGCGGGCTCGCAGTTCACCCTGGCCGACATCATGATGGTCTTTCCCCTGACCACCATGCGCCTGTCGGTCGAGCGCGACATCTCCGACAGTCCGAACCTGCTGGCCTACCTCCAGCGCGTGGGCGAACGACCGGCCTATCGCGCCGCCATGGCCAAGGGCGATCCCGGGATGACTCCGAAGCTGACCTAG
- a CDS encoding SDR family oxidoreductase, with translation MTRTVAVTGAAGALGRKTVEVLKQAGWQVVGIDLAPGPFEGADLAIGGVDLTDEAAMTAAAGQIESRFGRLDGLVNIAGGFRWETIGDGDLATWDKLYAMNVKTTLVSSRALTPLLLAAKGSIVNIGAAAATKAAMGMGAYAASKAGVARLTEALAEELKDAGVRVNAVLPSIIDTEANRKDMPDAEFDRWVTPQALANVVAFLLSPEASAVTGALLPVTGRV, from the coding sequence ATGACGCGCACAGTCGCGGTCACCGGCGCCGCGGGCGCGCTGGGCCGAAAGACCGTCGAAGTCCTCAAGCAAGCCGGATGGCAAGTGGTCGGGATCGACCTTGCTCCAGGCCCGTTCGAGGGCGCCGACTTGGCGATCGGCGGCGTCGACCTGACCGACGAGGCGGCGATGACGGCGGCCGCCGGCCAGATCGAGTCGCGGTTCGGCCGGCTGGACGGCCTGGTCAACATCGCCGGCGGCTTCCGGTGGGAGACGATCGGCGACGGCGACCTGGCCACCTGGGACAAGCTCTATGCGATGAACGTCAAGACCACCCTGGTCAGCTCGCGCGCCCTGACGCCGCTGCTGCTGGCCGCCAAGGGCTCGATCGTCAATATCGGCGCGGCGGCCGCGACCAAGGCGGCCATGGGCATGGGCGCCTACGCCGCCTCCAAGGCCGGCGTCGCGCGCCTGACCGAGGCCCTGGCCGAGGAGCTGAAGGACGCCGGCGTGCGGGTCAACGCCGTGCTGCCCAGCATCATCGACACCGAGGCCAACCGGAAGGACATGCCGGACGCCGAGTTCGACCGCTGGGTCACGCCCCAGGCCCTGGCCAATGTGGTGGCCTTCCTGCTGTCGCCGGAGGCGTCGGCGGTCACCGGGGCGCTGCTGCCCGTCACCGGCCGGGTCTGA
- a CDS encoding 2Fe-2S iron-sulfur cluster-binding protein encodes MPKLIVVTREGVESEIEGQAGMSVMELIRDAGFDELLALCGGCCSCATCHVHVDPAFADQLPKMTEDENDLLDSSPHRDDRSRLSCQLRFSDALDGLKVQIAEED; translated from the coding sequence GTGCCAAAGCTGATCGTCGTGACCCGTGAAGGCGTGGAAAGCGAGATCGAGGGCCAGGCCGGGATGTCGGTCATGGAGCTGATCCGCGACGCGGGCTTCGACGAGCTGCTGGCCCTGTGCGGCGGCTGCTGCAGCTGCGCCACCTGCCACGTCCATGTCGATCCGGCCTTCGCCGACCAGCTGCCGAAGATGACGGAAGACGAGAACGACCTGCTCGACAGCTCGCCGCACCGCGACGACCGCTCGCGCCTGTCGTGCCAGCTGCGGTTCAGCGACGCGCTGGACGGCCTGAAGGTGCAGATCGCCGAAGAAGACTAA
- a CDS encoding enoyl-CoA hydratase/isomerase family protein, translating into MDLGDLLTDIEIEPPFTAEGLVRQVLAHPNAAAVAVRLLLDLEGVDVEEALTRESLAYGALQVGAEHAAWLAGREPKPSPPGRVLISRDDAVLRIVLDRPWARNAIDRTMRDGLHEAFTVAASDPDITRVELRSVGPSFSIGGDLDEFGTTRDPAVAHAIRMQTLPARPLSRRAEIFDVHVQGACVGAGLEIAAFAGRVTASPSAWFQLPELAMGLIPGAGGCVSVARRIGRHRATLMLLSGRRINAATALGWGLIDAIEDHPPIDPGGANLDRL; encoded by the coding sequence ATGGATCTTGGCGACCTGCTGACCGACATCGAGATCGAGCCGCCGTTCACGGCGGAGGGTCTGGTGCGGCAGGTTCTCGCCCATCCGAACGCCGCCGCCGTCGCGGTCCGATTGCTGCTCGACCTGGAAGGCGTCGACGTCGAAGAGGCTTTGACGCGGGAGTCCTTAGCCTACGGTGCGCTGCAGGTCGGCGCCGAACACGCCGCCTGGTTGGCGGGGCGTGAGCCCAAGCCGTCTCCGCCCGGCCGCGTCTTGATCAGCCGCGACGACGCCGTGTTGCGGATCGTGCTGGACCGCCCCTGGGCGCGCAACGCGATCGACCGGACGATGCGCGACGGGCTCCACGAAGCCTTCACCGTGGCGGCCAGCGATCCGGACATCACACGGGTCGAGCTGCGCTCGGTCGGCCCCAGCTTCAGCATCGGCGGCGATCTCGACGAGTTCGGGACCACCCGCGATCCGGCCGTGGCGCACGCGATCCGGATGCAGACGCTGCCCGCTCGCCCGCTGTCGCGCCGCGCCGAGATCTTCGACGTTCACGTTCAAGGCGCCTGCGTCGGAGCGGGGCTGGAGATCGCGGCGTTCGCGGGGCGGGTGACCGCCTCGCCCTCGGCCTGGTTCCAGCTGCCGGAGCTGGCCATGGGCCTGATCCCCGGGGCCGGCGGCTGCGTGTCGGTGGCGCGGCGGATCGGACGACACCGCGCGACGCTGATGTTGCTGTCGGGCCGGCGGATCAACGCCGCGACGGCCTTAGGCTGGGGCCTGATCGACGCCATCGAAGATCATCCGCCCATCGACCCAGGCGGCGCGAACCTGGACCGCCTCTAG
- a CDS encoding NAD(P)/FAD-dependent oxidoreductase, producing the protein MRNDTDVLIVGAGHAGAACAIALRQGKFEGRILVVGAEPELPYERPPLSKEYLAGDKTFERLLIRPESFWAEREVSFQFDTTVVSVDAAAHSVTTASGEVIGYKHLVWATGGAPRELPGAHHLKGVHTVRTRADADRMMAELPDVERAVVIGGGYIGLEAAAVLSKFGKKVVLLEALDRVLARVAGEDLSRFIEAEHRAHGVDVRLGVGLDRVLGEDKVTGVRLADGEVLDAQMVIVGIGIVPAVEPLVAAGAEGGNGLAVDSHCRTSLPDVFAIGDCARHANRYAEGAQVRLESVQNANDQAVVAAKAILGTPADYDATPWFWSNQYDIKLQTVGLSIGFDQTVVRGDTASRSFSILYLKGGRVIALDCVNAVKDYVQGRKLVIEGAKVDPARLADPETPLKDLVGKDLVG; encoded by the coding sequence ATGCGTAACGATACGGATGTCTTGATTGTCGGCGCGGGCCACGCGGGAGCCGCCTGCGCGATCGCGCTGCGCCAGGGCAAGTTCGAGGGCAGGATCCTGGTGGTCGGCGCCGAACCGGAACTGCCCTACGAGCGCCCGCCGCTGTCCAAGGAATACCTGGCCGGCGACAAGACGTTCGAGCGCCTGCTGATCCGTCCGGAAAGCTTCTGGGCCGAGCGGGAAGTCAGCTTCCAGTTCGACACGACGGTGGTGTCGGTCGACGCCGCGGCGCACAGCGTGACGACGGCGTCGGGCGAGGTCATCGGCTACAAGCACTTGGTCTGGGCCACCGGCGGCGCGCCGCGCGAGCTGCCCGGCGCCCATCACCTGAAGGGCGTGCACACCGTGCGCACCCGCGCCGACGCCGACCGGATGATGGCCGAGTTGCCGGATGTCGAGCGCGCGGTGGTGATCGGCGGCGGCTATATCGGCCTGGAGGCCGCGGCCGTGCTGTCCAAGTTCGGCAAGAAGGTCGTGCTGCTGGAGGCGCTGGATCGCGTGCTGGCCCGGGTGGCCGGCGAGGACCTGTCGCGCTTCATCGAGGCCGAGCACCGCGCCCATGGCGTCGACGTGCGGCTGGGCGTGGGCCTGGACCGCGTGCTGGGCGAGGACAAGGTCACCGGCGTGCGCCTGGCCGACGGCGAGGTGCTGGACGCCCAGATGGTGATCGTCGGCATCGGCATCGTCCCGGCGGTCGAGCCGCTGGTCGCGGCGGGCGCCGAGGGCGGCAACGGCCTGGCGGTCGACAGCCATTGCCGCACCAGCCTGCCGGACGTCTTCGCGATCGGCGACTGCGCCCGCCACGCCAACCGCTACGCCGAGGGCGCGCAGGTGCGGCTGGAGTCGGTGCAGAACGCCAACGACCAGGCGGTGGTGGCGGCCAAGGCGATCCTGGGAACGCCAGCCGACTACGACGCCACGCCCTGGTTCTGGTCCAACCAGTACGACATCAAGCTGCAGACGGTGGGGCTGTCGATCGGCTTCGACCAGACCGTGGTGCGCGGCGACACGGCCAGCCGCAGCTTCTCGATCCTCTATCTGAAGGGCGGCCGGGTCATCGCGCTCGACTGCGTCAACGCGGTCAAGGACTACGTCCAGGGCCGCAAGCTGGTGATCGAGGGCGCCAAGGTCGATCCCGCGCGCCTGGCCGACCCCGAGACGCCGCTGAAGGATCTGGTCGGCAAGGATCTGGTCGGCTAA
- a CDS encoding CoA transferase, giving the protein MLGGFKIPGEVSAGGGCRLYAARDGAVALNLARASDRELLPALFETDTLDASDTDAIAAHIAQLDAAPLVARGRLMGLAIAAEQEDNAPGPARATLVESAPAPPPTHRPKVLDLSALWAGPLAGHLLWLAGAEVIKVESRTRPDAMRDGDDALFARLNQGKASVALDFRSPDGRRALLALIARADIVIEAARPRALAQLGIDASELVLRKPGQVWVTITGHGAEGPTADWIGFGDDCAVAGGLSAALRDASGRGGFVGDALADPLTGVQTAKVAWEAWRTGRGGRFGLSMHSVAARALAEARAADPVGLTAELKGWSDAAGSPFPAVRRREALALPAWGADTAACLANLPPC; this is encoded by the coding sequence ATGCTGGGCGGGTTCAAGATTCCGGGCGAGGTTTCGGCCGGTGGGGGATGCCGCCTCTACGCGGCGCGCGACGGCGCGGTGGCGCTGAACCTGGCGCGGGCCAGCGACCGTGAGCTTTTGCCGGCGCTGTTCGAGACCGATACGCTGGACGCCAGCGATACGGACGCTATCGCGGCGCACATCGCCCAGCTCGACGCCGCCCCCCTGGTGGCGCGTGGCCGATTGATGGGCCTGGCCATCGCCGCCGAGCAGGAAGACAACGCGCCGGGTCCAGCTCGTGCGACACTGGTGGAGAGCGCTCCAGCGCCGCCGCCCACCCATCGCCCGAAAGTCCTGGATCTCTCCGCCCTGTGGGCCGGGCCGCTGGCCGGGCACCTGCTGTGGCTGGCCGGGGCCGAGGTGATCAAGGTCGAGAGCCGCACCCGTCCCGACGCCATGCGCGACGGCGACGACGCGCTGTTCGCCCGGCTCAACCAGGGCAAGGCCAGCGTGGCGCTCGACTTCCGTTCGCCCGACGGCCGGCGCGCTCTGCTGGCCCTGATCGCCCGGGCCGACATCGTGATCGAGGCCGCGCGGCCCCGCGCCCTGGCGCAACTGGGGATCGACGCGAGCGAGCTGGTGCTGCGCAAGCCGGGGCAGGTCTGGGTGACCATCACCGGACATGGCGCCGAAGGTCCGACAGCGGATTGGATCGGGTTTGGCGACGACTGCGCGGTCGCGGGCGGGCTCAGCGCCGCGCTGCGGGACGCGAGCGGGCGAGGCGGCTTCGTCGGCGACGCCCTGGCCGATCCGCTGACGGGCGTCCAGACCGCCAAGGTCGCCTGGGAGGCCTGGCGCACGGGTCGGGGCGGTCGTTTCGGCCTGTCGATGCACAGCGTGGCGGCGCGGGCCCTGGCCGAGGCGCGGGCCGCCGATCCGGTGGGCCTGACCGCCGAGCTCAAAGGCTGGAGCGACGCCGCCGGCAGCCCCTTCCCCGCCGTCCGCCGACGTGAGGCGCTCGCCCTCCCCGCCTGGGGTGCCGACACCGCTGCGTGCCTGGCGAACCTGCCGCCATGCTGA
- a CDS encoding enoyl-CoA hydratase-related protein, whose translation MSYAFLTVEKIGRITTVTINRPDRHNALNAEAQVELAHAFDAFEADDEQWVAILTGAGPKAFCAGHDLMSPMPQSSADLPPSGFGGITSRLELTKPVIAAVNGIAMGGGFEIALACDIVVAAQNATFALPEVKVGLAALGGGILRLPREIGLKRAMGLMLTGRRLTAAEGLSLGFVNEVVQSDALAGAMRWAEEILAASPMSVRATKQAALQGLSEPLATALEGQWSYPAVQRMLKSEDAAEGPAAFAAKRAPEWKGR comes from the coding sequence ATGTCGTACGCCTTCCTCACGGTCGAGAAGATCGGCCGCATCACCACCGTCACCATCAACCGGCCCGACCGGCACAACGCGCTGAACGCCGAGGCCCAGGTCGAGCTGGCCCACGCCTTCGACGCTTTCGAGGCCGATGACGAGCAGTGGGTCGCCATCCTGACCGGTGCGGGCCCCAAGGCCTTCTGCGCGGGCCACGACCTGATGTCGCCGATGCCGCAGAGCAGCGCCGACCTGCCGCCCTCAGGCTTTGGCGGGATCACCTCGCGCCTGGAGCTGACCAAGCCGGTGATCGCGGCCGTGAACGGCATCGCCATGGGCGGCGGTTTCGAGATCGCCCTGGCCTGCGACATCGTCGTGGCCGCCCAGAACGCCACCTTCGCCCTGCCCGAGGTCAAGGTCGGCCTGGCCGCCCTGGGCGGCGGCATCCTGCGCCTGCCGCGCGAGATCGGGCTGAAGCGCGCCATGGGGCTGATGCTGACCGGCCGCCGACTGACCGCCGCCGAAGGCCTGTCGCTGGGCTTCGTCAACGAGGTGGTCCAGAGCGACGCCCTGGCCGGCGCGATGCGCTGGGCCGAAGAGATCCTGGCCGCCAGCCCGATGTCGGTGCGCGCCACCAAGCAGGCCGCTCTGCAAGGCCTGAGCGAACCGCTGGCCACGGCCCTGGAAGGCCAATGGTCCTATCCGGCCGTGCAGCGCATGCTGAAGTCGGAGGACGCCGCCGAAGGCCCCGCCGCCTTCGCCGCCAAGCGCGCGCCGGAATGGAAGGGGCGATAG
- a CDS encoding amidohydrolase family protein: MPGEPAAMLITRAQLEGGEVGDVRITRGQVALIGALTPELGERVVDAAGGLLLPGLHDHHIHAAALAASLTSVRCGPPEVADAETFADALRAAPGDDWLRGTGYHESVAGMLDAPALDAIIADRPVRVQHRGGRMWFLNSRALDLLLADQAPPPGLQREDGRFTGRLFDEDAWMKRTLGGRPPGLAAVGAILARAGVTGLTDMSPANDAVMARHFAAQGADGSLPQRVLLAGRLDLAEADMTRLVTLGPAKLHLHEAELPDFDEAVAFMRDAHARGRGVAVHCATEVELVFTLAAFDAAGVQPGDRIEHASVAPDTAVAEIARLGLPVCSQPHFIAERGDIYRAEVEPELQPLLYRLGAFRDVGVTLAGGSDAPFGGPDPWAAMAAAVSRRTRDGALIGAAEALTPEEALDLHLRAPEALERRRRVEVGAPADLCLIDRPWARARQALEAVQVRAAWVDGRMIFDGVDQAPA, translated from the coding sequence GTGCCTGGCGAACCTGCCGCCATGCTGATCACCCGGGCGCAGCTGGAGGGCGGCGAGGTTGGCGACGTCCGGATCACGCGGGGGCAGGTGGCGTTGATCGGCGCGCTGACGCCGGAGCTTGGCGAGCGGGTGGTCGACGCGGCCGGCGGCCTGCTGCTGCCGGGCCTGCACGACCATCACATCCACGCCGCCGCCCTGGCCGCGTCCCTGACCTCGGTGCGCTGCGGCCCACCCGAGGTGGCCGACGCCGAGACCTTCGCCGACGCGCTGCGGGCGGCGCCCGGCGACGATTGGCTGCGCGGGACGGGCTATCACGAGAGCGTCGCCGGGATGCTCGACGCCCCGGCGCTGGATGCGATCATCGCCGACCGGCCCGTCCGGGTGCAGCATCGCGGGGGCCGGATGTGGTTCCTCAATTCGAGGGCGCTGGACCTCCTGCTGGCCGACCAAGCGCCGCCGCCCGGACTGCAACGCGAGGACGGCCGCTTCACCGGCCGCCTGTTCGACGAGGACGCCTGGATGAAGCGGACGCTGGGCGGTCGGCCGCCCGGCCTGGCGGCGGTGGGCGCGATCCTGGCGCGGGCCGGCGTTACCGGCCTGACCGACATGTCGCCCGCCAACGACGCGGTGATGGCCCGCCACTTCGCCGCCCAGGGCGCCGACGGGTCGCTGCCCCAGCGCGTGCTGCTGGCCGGGCGGCTGGACCTGGCCGAAGCGGACATGACCCGCCTTGTCACCTTGGGTCCCGCCAAGCTGCACCTGCATGAGGCCGAACTGCCAGATTTCGACGAAGCCGTGGCCTTCATGCGGGACGCCCATGCGCGCGGTCGTGGCGTCGCCGTGCACTGCGCCACCGAGGTCGAGCTGGTGTTCACCCTGGCCGCCTTCGACGCGGCCGGCGTCCAGCCCGGCGACCGGATCGAGCACGCCTCGGTGGCTCCCGACACCGCCGTCGCCGAGATCGCCCGTCTGGGCCTGCCGGTCTGCAGCCAGCCGCATTTCATCGCCGAGCGCGGCGACATCTACCGCGCCGAAGTCGAACCCGAGCTGCAGCCCCTGCTCTATCGCCTGGGCGCCTTCCGCGACGTGGGCGTGACCCTGGCGGGCGGTAGCGACGCCCCATTCGGGGGTCCCGATCCGTGGGCGGCGATGGCGGCGGCCGTGTCGCGACGCACCCGCGACGGCGCCCTGATCGGCGCGGCCGAGGCCCTGACGCCAGAAGAAGCGCTGGATCTCCATCTGCGCGCGCCCGAGGCGCTGGAGCGGCGGCGGCGGGTCGAGGTCGGCGCGCCGGCCGACCTGTGCCTGATCGACCGCCCCTGGGCGCGGGCTCGCCAGGCGCTAGAGGCGGTCCAGGTTCGCGCCGCCTGGGTCGATGGGCGGATGATCTTCGATGGCGTCGATCAGGCCCCAGCCTAA
- a CDS encoding NAD(P)H-dependent flavin oxidoreductase — MGIRTRFTELVGIEHPIVQGGMMWVGRAELAAAVSNAGGLGLLTALTQPSPDELRREIERCRKLTDKPFGVNLTILPSVSPPPYAEYRKAIIDSGITIVETAGYKPQEHVDDFKAHGVKVIHKCTAVRHALSAERMGVDAISIDGFECAGHPGEDDIPGLVLIPAAADKVKIPMIASGGFGDGRGLAAALALGAEGINMGTRFCATVEAPIHDNIKQLLVTNDERATNLIFRTFHNTGRVAKTSVSDRVVALGGEPGAVFEDVRPLVSGALGRTALETGDVDAGLIWAGQVQGLIHDIPTCQQLIDRIVGDAEAIIRGRLAGLVA; from the coding sequence ATGGGAATCCGTACGCGCTTCACCGAACTGGTCGGCATCGAGCACCCCATCGTCCAGGGCGGCATGATGTGGGTCGGCCGCGCCGAGCTGGCGGCGGCGGTGTCCAACGCCGGCGGCCTTGGCCTGCTGACCGCCCTGACCCAGCCCTCGCCCGACGAGCTGCGCCGCGAGATCGAGCGCTGCCGGAAGCTGACCGACAAGCCGTTCGGCGTGAACCTGACGATCCTGCCCTCGGTCTCGCCGCCGCCCTACGCCGAGTATCGCAAGGCGATCATCGATAGCGGCATCACCATCGTCGAGACCGCCGGCTACAAGCCACAGGAGCATGTCGACGACTTCAAGGCCCATGGGGTCAAGGTCATCCACAAGTGCACCGCCGTCCGCCACGCCCTGTCGGCCGAACGGATGGGCGTGGACGCCATCTCGATCGACGGCTTCGAGTGCGCCGGCCACCCGGGCGAGGACGACATTCCCGGCCTGGTGCTGATCCCGGCGGCGGCCGACAAGGTCAAGATTCCGATGATCGCCAGCGGCGGCTTCGGCGACGGGCGCGGCCTGGCCGCCGCCCTCGCCTTGGGGGCGGAAGGCATCAACATGGGCACCCGCTTCTGCGCCACGGTCGAGGCCCCGATCCACGACAACATCAAGCAGTTGCTGGTCACCAACGACGAGCGCGCCACCAACCTGATCTTCCGCACCTTCCACAACACCGGCCGCGTGGCCAAGACCTCGGTGTCCGACCGCGTGGTGGCGCTGGGCGGCGAGCCGGGCGCGGTGTTCGAGGACGTGCGTCCGCTGGTGTCGGGCGCTCTCGGCCGCACCGCCCTGGAAACCGGCGACGTCGACGCCGGCCTGATCTGGGCCGGCCAGGTCCAGGGCCTGATCCACGACATCCCCACCTGCCAGCAGCTGATCGACCGGATCGTGGGCGACGCCGAGGCGATCATCCGCGGCCGTCTAGCCGGGCTGGTGGCCTGA
- a CDS encoding class I adenylate-forming enzyme family protein: protein MNISLILQMAADADPDRIGLVCDGRRWSYAALQRAALGAARGIRASGASHVALLDESSEAAAIALFGAAIAGVPYVPLNYRLADPDLAALLGRIAPAFIIGDVARVERLNPGVGHVVRPRAEFVAQAETQADGPELEESEETVAVQLFTSGTTAAPKAAVLRHANLLSYILGTVEFASAPEEDAALVCVPPYHIAGIAALLSSIYALRRILLLPAFDPDAWLDLVAAEGASNAFVVPTMLSRIIARIDAGASADVGSLRALAYGGGRMPLELIERALDLFPDCGFTNAYGLTETSSTVALLGPDEHRAAHRAADDTVRARLASVGKPLPAIELEIRDEDGKVLPTGERGEIYVRGDQVSGEYRERSALDADGWFPTRDAGWLDAEGYLFLAGRADDVIVRGGENISPGEIEDVLLTHPALADAAAVAVPSVEWGETVGVALAAREGHAAPSADELRVLVRERLRSSRVPEHIVFVDALPYNEMGKLLRREVRKLF from the coding sequence ATGAACATCTCGCTGATCCTGCAGATGGCGGCCGACGCGGATCCCGACCGCATCGGTCTGGTCTGCGACGGACGACGCTGGTCCTACGCCGCGCTGCAACGCGCGGCCCTGGGCGCGGCGCGCGGCATCCGCGCCAGCGGCGCCAGCCACGTCGCCCTGCTGGACGAAAGCAGCGAGGCCGCGGCCATCGCCCTGTTCGGGGCCGCCATCGCTGGCGTGCCCTATGTGCCATTGAACTACCGCCTGGCCGATCCGGACCTGGCCGCCCTGCTGGGCCGCATCGCGCCGGCCTTCATCATCGGCGACGTCGCGCGGGTCGAGCGCCTGAACCCTGGCGTCGGCCACGTGGTGCGCCCCCGCGCCGAGTTCGTCGCCCAGGCCGAGACGCAAGCCGACGGGCCCGAACTCGAAGAGAGCGAAGAGACCGTCGCGGTCCAGCTGTTCACCAGCGGCACCACCGCCGCCCCCAAGGCCGCCGTGCTGCGCCACGCCAACCTGCTGTCCTACATCCTGGGCACGGTCGAGTTCGCCTCGGCGCCGGAAGAGGACGCGGCCCTGGTCTGTGTGCCGCCCTACCACATCGCCGGCATCGCGGCCCTGCTCAGCTCGATCTACGCCCTGCGCCGCATCCTGCTGCTGCCCGCCTTCGATCCCGACGCCTGGCTCGACCTGGTGGCGGCCGAGGGCGCCAGCAACGCGTTCGTCGTGCCGACCATGCTGTCGCGCATCATCGCGCGGATCGACGCGGGCGCCTCGGCCGATGTCGGCTCGTTGCGGGCCCTGGCCTATGGCGGCGGCCGCATGCCGCTGGAGCTGATCGAGCGCGCCCTGGACCTGTTCCCGGACTGCGGCTTCACCAACGCCTACGGCCTGACCGAAACCTCCTCGACCGTCGCCCTGCTGGGTCCGGACGAGCATCGCGCCGCCCACCGGGCCGCCGACGACACCGTGCGCGCCCGTCTGGCCTCGGTGGGCAAGCCGCTGCCGGCCATCGAGCTGGAAATCCGCGACGAGGACGGCAAGGTCCTTCCGACCGGCGAGCGCGGCGAGATCTATGTGCGCGGCGACCAGGTGTCGGGCGAGTACCGCGAGCGCAGCGCCTTGGACGCCGACGGCTGGTTCCCCACCCGCGACGCCGGCTGGCTGGACGCCGAGGGCTACCTGTTCCTGGCCGGCCGCGCCGACGACGTGATCGTGCGCGGTGGCGAGAACATCTCGCCCGGCGAGATCGAGGACGTGCTGCTGACCCATCCGGCCCTGGCCGACGCGGCGGCGGTGGCCGTGCCCTCGGTCGAGTGGGGCGAGACGGTCGGGGTCGCCCTGGCGGCGCGCGAAGGCCACGCCGCGCCCAGCGCCGACGAATTGCGCGTTCTGGTCCGCGAGCGCCTGCGCTCTTCCCGCGTGCCCGAGCACATCGTATTCGTCGACGCCCTGCCCTATAACGAAATGGGCAAGCTGCTGAGGCGCGAGGTACGCAAGCTCTTCTGA